TAACAGTACCACTCTTTAAGTTAGACTAAAACCATGTGTTACATGCTGAGCTTCCGACGACCAGGGTAGTATTGTCTCTAGAGCCGATGGATTATAACCAATCGAATTATTTGGCCTAATAATTTTAGGCTCCCTTCGCCATCTCTCTGTCAACACTTTAGCTTCCAGTAACACATCAAAGATCTGTCTGTTCAGCAACTTACCCTTATACTTCTCATTAAATGATTCGATAATCCATTCTTCCAGAGGCGATTAGATTATCTCCCACTAAATAATACTATTAGGGGTTCATATTAATATGGGGATTAAACAGGTACTTGCCTATTCTTTTAGTTCCTGAGGGCATAAATTCTTTGAATTTCAATGAATTTCTTATAATATCTATCCTTTTTTATGAAAAATAACTTATTAGAATACATATTCACTGAATTCCTAAGCCTCAATTGACCTGAATTGTCCTAGTTCAAATATATTTTTTATGTCCTGAAGTATCTGGTTCCAAGAAAAAGACTCTGGGGACGCCAATAGTTAAAAAGGATCGGCGGCATCGCCGGTCCTTTTTTTTCGGCCAAAACCGAAACGACACGTCAACATTATCTTAAACACGCCGAAATAGCCGCCTACAAACCTAAATGAGGAATGGCAATCTACTATCGCCTCAAATCCACTCCGGCTCCTCAACGGTTCGATCGTCGGTCACATCCCCTGTGTTTAAAGTTCCCTTCGGCTCGATCATCATAATCCAGCTCTCCTCTTCCGAGACCGGCATGTGCTCTATCCCCTTCGGGATTATCACAAACTCCCCCTCGTTGAGGGATATCTCCCGTTCCTCTGGGTCCCTTACCCTGATTGTCAGCTCCCCCTTTACAATGAAGAACATCTCGTCCTCGGCATCGTGCTTATGCCAGATGAACTCGCCCTTTAACTTGCCGATCTTGACGTGGGCATCGTTCATCTCCCCCACGATCTTCGGGCTCCACAGCTCTGAAAAGAGCCCGAACTTCTCCACCAGATTAACCTTCTTCATCATCTCTTAACCCCCCTTTGATTACCTCACTACTACTTTCTCCTGCCGAAGAGGAGGCTCAGCGGGAGGGAAAAGACGACCGCCCCTATAATGGCCCAGATTATCGGGAAGTTGGTGCCGCCCACCTTGAAGGTAAAAAGAATCGGAAGATCGAGAAGCCCCGCGAGATAGGTTCCCAGGATCGCGCCGATAAAGCCGACCGCTATCGAGGCCAGGCAACCCTTCTTGTTGTAGCCCACGAGGCCCATTCCGACGGAGCCGCAGACGGCCGCGATGATTATAAGCAAGACAATTCTGATAACCATAATGTTCTCCTAAAAATTTTTTTGAATATTTTTAAATCCTATGTCTTTTTTATGGAAGTTTTTTAGTGATAAATGTGTAATAAAAAACTAAAATAATTTGCCCTGCGCTTTATAGTCCTTTATTCTCCGCTCCGCCAGTTCTATTCATAATGAACTTCCTTTTCAAATTTCGTGGGAATTTTATCTATTATTTGATTCACAACAAATTCATCGTCATTAAACTTTACTCGCCTTAACCATCCTTGTTCATCAAAGGACTCTTCAAGATTCGTATAAGTAAATTGAGCATGAACGTTAGGACTTACTATTAAAAGGTTTTTCAAATGATCGCCAAATTCAGGTTTTATGTGATGTATTTCAAAGTAAGGTTTACCATTTTTCATCAAAAAACCGAATCCGGAAATCTGGCATTTCCCATCGTAAATCGCAGATAAAAGCTTTCTCATGGAAGCGGGGACGATTTTTTTTGCTCTGCTCACCCTTGGTTTATATATCCTCTTATTTATTTCCCTTTTTGAAAGTCTATAGAATTCAGAAAAAAGTGCCTCTTCCAATCCACAATTTGCAATAATAGATATTTGATGAAGCTTTGAATCCGCCTCTAATTCATTTTTTGATTTATCAAGTTCTTCCTCGATCTTGGTAATTCTTTTTTCAAACTGTTTTTCCGTAAAAATTCGATAGTTGTCGCCTTCTAAAAACTGAATTACAAGTTCTTCACCATCCTTTATATTAAAATCGTCATAAAAATCCCTCATTCCTCCAATTCTGCTTTCTCTTGTACTGCTTGCATATGGCGTAAAGTTTTTTGAAACAGCTTTAGTATCATCACCAAAGGTTACACAAATTTTCTTTGTTGTTTTTGGAAAAGATTCTATTAAAGAAACAGGAATAGCTAAAAGCCCCTTATTTATTCGACTTCGAGTTACCCTTATTGTTTTATAATTGAAGGGCAATTTGCTTTCAATAGTCTTCATTGTCTAATTCCGCGGTATCTGCTTCTTCCCAATTTTCCAGATTTGACATTAGCTCATTACTGTCAATTT
The DNA window shown above is from Candidatus Zymogenus saltonus and carries:
- a CDS encoding cupin domain-containing protein: MKKVNLVEKFGLFSELWSPKIVGEMNDAHVKIGKLKGEFIWHKHDAEDEMFFIVKGELTIRVRDPEEREISLNEGEFVIIPKGIEHMPVSEEESWIMMIEPKGTLNTGDVTDDRTVEEPEWI
- a CDS encoding GlsB/YeaQ/YmgE family stress response membrane protein → MVIRIVLLIIIAAVCGSVGMGLVGYNKKGCLASIAVGFIGAILGTYLAGLLDLPILFTFKVGGTNFPIIWAIIGAVVFSLPLSLLFGRRK
- a CDS encoding transposase, whose amino-acid sequence is MEEWIIESFNEKYKGKLLNRQIFDVLLEAKVLTERWRREPKIIRPNNSIGYNPSALETILPWSSEAQHVTHGFSLT
- a CDS encoding HNH endonuclease, which translates into the protein MKTIESKLPFNYKTIRVTRSRINKGLLAIPVSLIESFPKTTKKICVTFGDDTKAVSKNFTPYASSTRESRIGGMRDFYDDFNIKDGEELVIQFLEGDNYRIFTEKQFEKRITKIEEELDKSKNELEADSKLHQISIIANCGLEEALFSEFYRLSKREINKRIYKPRVSRAKKIVPASMRKLLSAIYDGKCQISGFGFLMKNGKPYFEIHHIKPEFGDHLKNLLIVSPNVHAQFTYTNLEESFDEQGWLRRVKFNDDEFVVNQIIDKIPTKFEKEVHYE